A stretch of DNA from Dehalobacterium formicoaceticum:
TCGCACGCTCCGAAGGTGTCAGCAAGGTATCGGTTTCAGAATCTATTGAAAGAGGATTATGCTCGATTGAGAAGTTTTTGAAGAAGTTTCTCTAATTATAGGTGTTACTCTTATGAGTAGTAGTCATTAAGCTCAAAAAAGCCCGTGACTTCGGCATTTCCGCCGCTAGTTACGGGCTTTTTATTTGCGCTATTCGCTCATTTCTTCATAATCAGAATAGCTCTGGTGGATATTCGAGATTAACAATCTACAATCCGTCTGTGCGCTTTCAAGCAGCTTGCACGTTTCTGATTTACCTAAACGCATATTTCTAATTTCAGAAATCTGTGAGTCGATTCCAGCGATACGTGTAAGGTAATTCTCTGATAGGAAATTGCCCAGAGCATTATTGAAATACTTGATGACTTCGTTGGCTGCGTTATTAAAACCTGCACGAAGGGTTTCACGGCTCTTCCTCATCTCTTGCTCACGCTTGTCGGCATCCACATCCTCTTTAGCCTGCATTCCAATTGACAGTACCACGCCGAAGGCACCAAGCACTTTTCCCGCAACATTGATTCCTTTTACCCATTTGACAGCTTCCCACGGCTTAAAGCTGTGTCCGAAAAAGTGGCCTATGTCTAAGACCATCTGGTGGACGTTGCTGCCGGTGAACGCTTTAAGCCCATTTGCAGCGGCGTTTGTTCCGGCTGTATTAGCAATAATCTTGCTGCTTCCCTGAGCCAGAACATCAGATTTGAATATGCGCTCTATAAGTGGATTGCCTTTCCCATTTTTGCTTTCCAATCGGAATTTGAGAGTCTGCGAAAAATCCGATTTATAGAATTCATCCAACTGTGCTTGGCAGTCTTCAGATAACTCAGTGATTCTTCTTGTAATGCTATCAACACAATCGGCTGTGATGCGATCAACCTCGTTATATGCAGCGGTAATTGCATCGTTAGCATCATCTTCATTGTCGTAGTTATAAACCGAATTAGCAATTTCACGGCCTTTTTCACGAATTTGAGAAGCCGCTTCTTCAAAGATGGATTTGACCGACGACTCAATTCTCCATTGAGTCGTTGAAATGATATAGCGTTCTTGACGTAAATGCTCTTCGAGAGCATCAATGTCGCTGTCTCCGGTTGAAGGTTGATATTCCTCCAAGGCTTTTTGCAGAAACTCGAATAACCTATACAAAACCGTGGTCATTTGTGAGGGAATTCCTTTGTCACGGACAAAGGCGTTTAGCGTTGAAACAAGAGCATCATAATTGCTACGCGCTATGAGTTCTTCCGCAATTTCGCTGTCTGGCTCTGAAAGGCTATCTAAATATGACTCAGCATCTACAAAAACAGTCCGCAGTTGTGCCGGGGTATACGGAGCTGTTACTTTCTCCAAATCTTTTAGCTTTATTTCTTGATTCTCAATCGTATTACCGATGCCCGCCATTTTGTTTACAATCAAAATCATCTCGCCAGCTTTATCTTTTTCAAGCAATAGCTTGCGGAAATTTTGAC
This window harbors:
- a CDS encoding GTPase, with product MREQDSVYIAVWTAKSKKLLESIRDLLGKIGFDGSGLPQEIFEGNKPVSLVFAGQYSAGKSTILKALTGISDIAIGAGITTQEAHTYDWNGIEVIDTPGIHTTLRPDHDEISYQAIADADMLVYVVTQELFDDFIGQNFRKLLLEKDKAGEMILIVNKMAGIGNTIENQEIKLKDLEKVTAPYTPAQLRTVFVDAESYLDSLSEPDSEIAEELIARSNYDALVSTLNAFVRDKGIPSQMTTVLYRLFEFLQKALEEYQPSTGDSDIDALEEHLRQERYIISTTQWRIESSVKSIFEEAASQIREKGREIANSVYNYDNEDDANDAITAAYNEVDRITADCVDSITRRITELSEDCQAQLDEFYKSDFSQTLKFRLESKNGKGNPLIERIFKSDVLAQGSSKIIANTAGTNAAANGLKAFTGSNVHQMVLDIGHFFGHSFKPWEAVKWVKGINVAGKVLGAFGVVLSIGMQAKEDVDADKREQEMRKSRETLRAGFNNAANEVIKYFNNALGNFLSENYLTRIAGIDSQISEIRNMRLGKSETCKLLESAQTDCRLLISNIHQSYSDYEEMSE